The following DNA comes from Salvia splendens isolate huo1 chromosome 17, SspV2, whole genome shotgun sequence.
AACCCTCTTGCCGCCCTCACCTTCATGAAATCCGCGGTTACGGGCGTGGGCGGGGGCAATTTGGAAGTGAAATTGGGGAATTTCATCGAATTAGGGTTTGGGTGAAAACTAGGGTTTGGCTCAAGATTTAGGTTTAACGGACAAAGTTGACCGCCGCTACCTCCGCCGTCTCTCGGCGGAGACTGCCGCAGCCTAGCCCGGTCCCTCCGGTGGACGTTCATGTGGCCCCCGAGCGCCTGAGCCGACCGGAACTCCCTCTTGCAGAAGCTGCACACGTAGCTCCTCGGCGGCCACGAGAACCCGACCGCCACCAATTCTCCGTCTACCGAGCTAGGGTTGCTGTTGTTGCGGTCGCTCGCGAAGTCGAACGACGGAACTTTGAACTTGAAATGATGCATTTGCTTCATGTTGCTTGCCTTGTCCATTGTTGGGAGAAAggggagatggagatggagatggagatggagatggagaaggagatggagaaggaAGAATGGGTGATTGTGGAGGTGATATAGAGATGAAAAGAGGGTtagtgtgtgagagagaaaggGGAATTGGGTGGAATTAAGTGTGAGTTCCACTTCCCTATGTTAGGTCATTGCTTACTAATTGTGGAACCTCGTCCTGCCAATCAATGCCATTTTAGGAAAGTCATCTACTGGATCTTCTTTATTCCTCCTCACATTTTTGTGTCACACATTTTTGCAattcaagaaaaatatttaatgtgtGCTCTGCGTTTGGTGAATGTGTGTGTTATGCATATTCAATTTAGTTTAGGGGGGCACATGTGATTGCAACTTGGATGATGATTATAACTATTGAAGCTAGATTGCTCTTTATAGGGATGTTCACAGCTACAAATTGGAACTCATTTGCTTGCTACCAAAATACGTTATCATGATTAATGtcatcaaaaaaataaaaaaaaattaaatggtgTGATAGAATATATGATCTCAACAATATTCCGAAGTGGGGATCTATTTAACTCTTTTAGAGATTAGAAAGTTTGATTTAACTTTTGTAGATGAGGGATAGAGGATTGATATTCCTGCTAGTCACTGAACTACAACATGCTCGGATCTAAAATTTCACTTATATATTGGTGTCATGACTAGTGGAATGATCTTTTTATTAATTAGATTTAATTGTATAAAAGAGGTTATGTGAAATAGGGATCGAGAAACTTGCTCGGTACTCGTAATATTTGGGTATACGtcaataataatgatgataaaaaaaattaaaaattttgttaGTCTTCAAATACATTATTTTATGTACATAATTA
Coding sequences within:
- the LOC121774161 gene encoding transcriptional regulator SUPERMAN-like — its product is MDKASNMKQMHHFKFKVPSFDFASDRNNSNPSSVDGELVAVGFSWPPRSYVCSFCKREFRSAQALGGHMNVHRRDRARLRQSPPRDGGGSGGQLCPLNLNLEPNPSFHPNPNSMKFPNFTSKLPPPTPVTADFMKVRAARGFLGSSEIKKPGFVRLDLEIGLISPSSKEELDLELRLGYT